In a single window of the Thiohalophilus sp. genome:
- a CDS encoding ABC transporter substrate-binding protein, producing the protein MISGARRWRRLAAGLLLMLAGSLAGVGAVTQGPQQLVIDTTERMLVTLEQQAPQLEQNPALIDELVSEIVLPHFDFVRMAGWVLGKHWRTASSEQKLRFVRAFRQMLVRTYAVALLEYRGQRIEYLPLRADPAAGEVTVRTRVLQPGRAPVAFNYTLWERDGQWQVYDLSVDGISLVASFRTSYAAEIRERGLDALIARLEQHNLKGEALQ; encoded by the coding sequence GTGATCTCCGGCGCCCGTCGGTGGCGGCGCCTCGCAGCGGGACTGCTGCTGATGCTGGCCGGTTCCCTGGCCGGGGTCGGTGCGGTCACGCAAGGCCCGCAACAGCTGGTGATCGATACCACCGAGCGCATGCTGGTGACCCTGGAACAACAGGCACCGCAGCTCGAACAGAACCCGGCGCTGATCGACGAACTGGTCAGCGAGATCGTGCTGCCCCATTTTGATTTCGTGCGCATGGCCGGCTGGGTGCTGGGCAAGCACTGGCGCACCGCCAGCTCGGAACAGAAGTTGCGCTTCGTGCGCGCCTTTCGCCAGATGCTGGTACGCACCTACGCGGTGGCGCTGCTGGAATACCGGGGGCAGCGTATCGAGTACCTGCCGTTGCGCGCCGACCCGGCCGCCGGCGAGGTGACCGTGCGCACCCGGGTATTGCAGCCGGGCCGCGCGCCGGTGGCGTTCAACTATACCCTGTGGGAGCGTGACGGCCAGTGGCAGGTGTATGACCTCAGTGTCGATGGCATCAGCCTGGTGGCCAGTTTTCGCACCAGTTATGCGGCCGAAATCCGGGAACGGGGGCTGGACGCCCTGATTGCGCGTCTGGAACAACACAACCTCAAGGGGGAAGCCCTGCAATGA
- a CDS encoding STAS domain-containing protein, translating to MSETAIQPQDDSSYLISGELNMQTVPSLLQQVEPILARSQGEVCFDLQAVSRSDSAGLALLVEWLQFARQQDRKLTFRNLPDQLRDIARISGLEDLLPLS from the coding sequence ATGAGCGAAACAGCCATTCAGCCACAGGATGACAGTAGCTATCTGATCAGCGGCGAATTGAACATGCAGACCGTGCCGAGCCTGTTGCAGCAGGTCGAGCCGATCCTGGCTCGCAGCCAGGGCGAGGTCTGCTTCGATCTGCAGGCGGTCAGCCGCAGCGACAGCGCCGGCCTGGCCCTGCTGGTGGAGTGGCTGCAGTTCGCCCGCCAGCAGGATCGCAAACTGACCTTTCGCAACCTGCCGGATCAGCTGCGCGATATCGCCCGGATCAGCGGCCTCGAAGATCTCCTGCCGCTCTCATGA